One Penaeus vannamei isolate JL-2024 unplaced genomic scaffold, ASM4276789v1 unanchor891, whole genome shotgun sequence genomic window carries:
- the LOC138861104 gene encoding pneumococcal serine-rich repeat protein-like yields MAVEAAAVVAAVAAASFSSSSSSSNQQQQAASSSSSALAPAAVARSSSCACCCQPASSSSGLIAAAAVASSSNSPSAAANTQQQCCRTLLPQLCQQQQQQQRQQLPLLPLKRQQQQQQQQWQQPSCCHSCASSSSGNGSSQNSCRKVASAAAAAVTAVAAAAAKLPASSSSSSNGSSVAASLVVAAAPRINAAKQALQPSSSSSSNGSGCCCCQLVQQQQQQQPPAVAVAKQLVQQQPASSCHRCQLSCSKQAGSFSSNSGSSSSGGSGSSVTVAEKVWEYLEIFERIGSNSSSSSSRSNSSSNGSGSSSSRSNSSSNSSSGRGSSSSNDMQLLPLLQQQQRCRWQLVPAVAIWQQAAAVAKAVAAMAAALQRCLSSSSSSGKVAAVAEAVVVAVKK; encoded by the exons ATGG CAGTAGAAGCGGCAGCGGTGgtggcagcagtagcagcagccagtttcagcagcagcagcagcagcagcaaccagcagcagcaggcagccagcagcagcagcagcgcgtTGGCACCAGCTGCTGTTGCTCGCAGCAGCAGTTGTGCCTGTTGTTGCCAGCcagccagcagcagcagcgggtTAATAGCAGCTGCCGCCGTagccagcagcagcaacagcc CATCAGCAGCAGCCAACACGCAGCAGCAATGCTGCCGCACGCTGCTGCCGCAGCtgtgccagcagcagcagcagcagcaacggcaGCAGTTGCCGTTGCTGCCGCTGAagcgccagcagcagcagcagcagcagcaatggcAGCAGCCAAGCTGCTGCCATAGTTGTGCCAGCAGCAGCAGTGGCAATGGCagcagccaaaacagctgccgcAAAGTAgcttcagcagcagcagcagcagtaacggCAGTTGCAGCCGCCGCTGCCAAGTTGccagccagcagcagcagcagcagcaacggcaGCAGCGTTGCTGCCAGCCTTGTAGTAGCAGCGGCACCGCGCATAAACGCAGCCAAACAAGCGTTACagcccagcagcagcagcagtagcaacggcagcggctgctgctgctgccagcttgtgcagcagcagcagcagcagcagccaccaGCAGTTGCCGTTGCCAAGCAGCTTGTGCAGCAGCAGCCAGCCAGCAGTTGCCATCGTTGCCAGTTAAGTTGCAGCAAACAAGCTGGCAGCTTCAGCAGcaacagcggcagcagcagcagcggcggcagtGGCAGCAGCGTAACCgttgcagaa AAAGTCTGGGAATACCTGGAGATATTTGAACGAAT tggtagtaatagtagtagcagcagcagcagaagtaatagtagtagtaatggcagtggcagtagcagcagcagaagtaatagtagtagtaacagtagcagcggcagaggtagtagtagtagtaatgatatgcaGCTGCTGCCGTtgctgcagcagcagcagcgttgCCGTTGGCAGCTTGTGCCAGCAGTAGCAATTTGGCAGCAAGCTGCTGCCGTTGCTAAAGCAGTAGCAGCAATGGCAGCAGCGTTGCAGCGTTGCttaagcagcagtagtagtagtggtaaagtAGCAGCAGtcgcagaagcagtagtagtagcagttaagAAGTAG